From Aristaeella lactis, the proteins below share one genomic window:
- a CDS encoding ABC transporter ATP-binding protein, producing the protein MLKILKEYFDFCNREDRHKFHLAVILGVFRAMFSALRITAVAVVVQGLIEGQLTSRHLWLSFGIMAVSVLGQIMVTLKTTMLQCEAGYHSCCNKRIEIAEHLRYLPMGFFNRNSLGAITNVTTNTMESLADVAARIVMVTTQGILTTSVIAVFVLAFDWRIGLVLVAGILLFLLFNSRMQKATVPLASRKHNADEDLVSQVIEYVQGIAEVKNYSMTDSRAKKLDAAINEKRDTDTAVEFTVMPWVTIQNITTKLTGMVMSILALKFYFDGTMPLLYCIMMMISAFMVFESLEAMGSFSALLRTVHVAVTKTKEIMDMPPMDIDGADITPARRDIELKNVDFSYDRKKIIDNVSLTIPEKTTTAFVGPSGGGKTTLCHLMARFWDVQGGQVLLGGRNVKDYSFDSLMKNFSFVFQNVYLFEDTIANNIRFGEPGASMDRVIEAAKKARCHDFIMALPEGYQTVIGEGGASLSGGEKQRISIARAIMKNAPVIILDEATANVDPESETELTAAIEELTKEKTIIMIAHRLKTVRNADQIFVIDNGKIAQHGTHDELIRKNGIYKTFVEGRQEAASWKIA; encoded by the coding sequence TTGCTTAAGATTCTGAAGGAATATTTTGATTTCTGCAACCGGGAAGACCGTCACAAATTCCACCTGGCCGTCATTCTCGGTGTGTTCCGCGCCATGTTCTCCGCCCTGCGCATTACCGCCGTCGCGGTCGTGGTCCAGGGGCTCATTGAGGGTCAGCTGACCTCCCGCCACCTGTGGCTCTCCTTTGGCATTATGGCAGTTTCCGTTCTGGGCCAGATCATGGTCACCCTGAAAACCACCATGCTCCAGTGTGAAGCCGGCTATCATTCCTGCTGCAACAAGCGCATTGAGATTGCCGAGCATCTGCGTTACCTGCCCATGGGTTTCTTCAACCGCAATTCCCTGGGTGCCATCACCAACGTGACCACCAACACCATGGAATCCCTGGCGGACGTAGCTGCCCGCATCGTCATGGTCACCACCCAGGGCATTCTGACCACTTCCGTCATTGCCGTCTTTGTGCTGGCCTTTGACTGGCGCATCGGCCTGGTCCTGGTGGCCGGCATTCTTCTCTTCCTGCTGTTCAACTCCCGGATGCAGAAAGCCACCGTTCCCCTGGCTTCCCGGAAGCACAACGCGGATGAAGACCTGGTTTCCCAGGTGATCGAATATGTCCAGGGCATTGCCGAAGTCAAGAACTATTCCATGACCGACAGCCGGGCGAAGAAGCTGGACGCCGCCATCAATGAAAAGCGGGATACGGATACCGCCGTGGAATTCACCGTCATGCCCTGGGTCACCATCCAGAACATCACCACCAAGCTGACCGGCATGGTGATGAGTATTCTTGCCCTGAAATTCTATTTTGACGGCACCATGCCGCTGCTCTACTGCATCATGATGATGATCTCCGCCTTCATGGTCTTTGAAAGCCTGGAGGCCATGGGTTCCTTCTCCGCCCTGCTGCGAACCGTCCATGTAGCTGTGACAAAGACAAAGGAAATCATGGATATGCCGCCCATGGATATTGACGGAGCGGACATCACTCCCGCCAGACGGGATATTGAGCTGAAGAACGTGGACTTCTCCTACGACCGGAAAAAGATCATCGACAATGTGTCCCTGACCATTCCGGAAAAGACCACCACCGCCTTCGTAGGTCCCTCCGGCGGCGGCAAAACCACCCTGTGCCACCTCATGGCCCGGTTCTGGGACGTGCAGGGCGGCCAGGTGCTCCTGGGCGGCCGAAACGTGAAGGATTACAGTTTCGACTCCCTGATGAAAAACTTCAGTTTCGTGTTCCAGAACGTCTATCTGTTTGAGGATACCATTGCCAATAATATCCGTTTCGGTGAGCCGGGTGCCTCCATGGACCGGGTCATTGAAGCGGCAAAGAAAGCCCGCTGCCATGACTTCATCATGGCGCTTCCGGAAGGTTATCAGACCGTCATCGGCGAAGGCGGTGCCAGCCTCTCCGGCGGTGAAAAACAGCGCATTTCCATTGCCCGTGCGATCATGAAGAACGCTCCGGTCATCATCCTGGATGAAGCCACAGCCAACGTTGACCCGGAAAGCGAGACCGAGCTGACCGCGGCTATTGAGGAACTGACAAAGGAAAAGACGATCATCATGATCGCCCACCGGCTGAAGACTGTCCGGAACGCGGACCAGATCTTCGTGATCGACAACGGTAAGATTGCCCAGCACGGCACCCATGACGAGCTGATCCGGAAGAACGGCATCTACAAAACCTTCGTGGAAGGCCGTCAGGAAGCCGCATCCTGGAAAATTGCCTGA
- a CDS encoding L-2-amino-thiazoline-4-carboxylic acid hydrolase, with the protein MMKYKGSYLRLFSMLLRKHLKKAYGKEVTRRALKNAPGIYREMLTQVDDIGSDNPMASNIYMCFVLMAVWKGAEGAISPDSFRPVIRDMVKSPMVTKILGKRDMNRPEDIRESLKGLYEKKEWADSRPQYRDKTWDYNIDETKHRDGVFYYFTNCPLNNYARKYGFMEILPVCCELDYLITEANHAVLHREQTLASGGSMCDYWVVPDKIKDPR; encoded by the coding sequence ATGATGAAATACAAAGGCTCCTACCTGCGGCTCTTTTCCATGCTGCTTCGGAAGCATCTGAAAAAAGCCTATGGTAAGGAGGTCACCCGCCGGGCGCTGAAAAACGCGCCTGGCATTTACCGGGAAATGCTCACCCAGGTGGATGATATTGGTTCGGACAATCCCATGGCCAGCAATATCTATATGTGTTTTGTCCTCATGGCCGTCTGGAAAGGCGCGGAAGGAGCCATCTCTCCCGACAGCTTCCGCCCCGTGATCCGGGACATGGTCAAAAGCCCCATGGTCACCAAAATACTTGGCAAAAGGGATATGAACCGGCCCGAGGATATCCGGGAATCCCTGAAAGGGCTTTACGAAAAGAAAGAATGGGCAGACAGCCGTCCGCAGTACCGGGATAAGACCTGGGATTACAATATTGATGAAACAAAGCACCGGGACGGCGTTTTCTATTATTTCACCAACTGCCCGCTGAACAATTACGCACGGAAATACGGTTTCATGGAGATCCTGCCCGTTTGCTGCGAGCTGGACTACCTGATCACCGAAGCCAACCACGCGGTCCTGCACAGGGAACAGACCCTTGCTTCCGGCGGAAGCATGTGCGATTACTGGGTTGTTCCCGACAAAATCAAAGATCCCCGGTAA
- a CDS encoding class I SAM-dependent methyltransferase — protein MKPDYKNWMPKGMVRGFNITFLGLCAALVITALLAAGTVRTALLIVFGAATLAFLGLSIWSVMMYRAFDYHGKRRMSRQIIEGTAEYVKVPKGGKCLDVGCGSGALSIAVARRNPEASVIGVDRWGKEYASFSKKLCEDNARAEGVKNVTFRQGDATRLEFPNETFDAVISNYVYHNIPGDRQAILMETLRTLKKGGTFVIHDIMSVSKYGDMNAFVKKLKDLGYEKAELIGTTNGKFMKKSEAGWMGLGGSALLIGKK, from the coding sequence ATGAAACCTGATTATAAGAACTGGATGCCTAAAGGGATGGTCCGGGGATTTAACATTACTTTCCTGGGGCTGTGCGCTGCGCTGGTGATTACGGCACTGCTGGCAGCAGGCACGGTCCGGACCGCGCTGCTGATTGTGTTTGGCGCAGCAACCCTGGCTTTCCTCGGGCTGTCAATCTGGTCGGTGATGATGTACCGGGCTTTTGACTACCACGGAAAGCGCCGGATGTCCCGCCAGATCATTGAGGGAACGGCGGAATACGTCAAGGTGCCAAAGGGCGGAAAATGCCTGGATGTGGGCTGCGGAAGCGGCGCCCTGTCCATTGCCGTGGCCAGGCGGAATCCTGAAGCGTCTGTAATCGGCGTTGACCGCTGGGGAAAGGAATACGCCTCTTTCAGCAAAAAGCTGTGCGAGGACAACGCCCGGGCGGAAGGCGTAAAGAATGTGACCTTCCGGCAGGGTGACGCGACCCGGCTGGAATTCCCGAATGAAACTTTTGACGCTGTCATCAGCAATTATGTTTATCACAACATTCCGGGCGACCGGCAGGCGATCCTGATGGAGACGCTGCGGACGCTGAAGAAGGGCGGAACTTTTGTGATCCATGACATCATGTCCGTTTCCAAATACGGCGACATGAACGCTTTTGTGAAAAAGCTGAAAGACCTTGGATATGAGAAAGCGGAGCTGATTGGCACGACGAACGGCAAATTCATGAAAAAAAGTGAAGCCGGCTGGATGGGCCTGGGCGGATCGGCACTGCTGATCGGGAAAAAGTAA
- a CDS encoding ABC transporter ATP-binding protein — translation MSSKQGKKQNDVAALLKYAGSYRKLTWLGMGLSGAAMVLGMVPYFCIWLGMRDLIAVAPEWTRAAGISRYGWLAFAAMVGGILVYFAALMCTHLAAFRTASNIRKQGMAHLMKAPLGFFDSNASGLLRNRLDGAAAETETLLAHNLADIVGTIAMFVSMLVLMFVFDWRMGGACLLAAVISIAAMSRMMGGKNAKMIADYQKAQDYISKAGTEYVRGIPVVKIFQQTVYSFRAFRQAIEDYSKKAEDFSCGACSKPQAANLTFTEAAFAFLVPAALLIAPSALKSGNFADFVTNFAFYAVFSAIISTALARIMFMASGMMQATNALARINEVMGAPVLTVPASPKNPKDNTVEFKDVSFTYDGAELPALSHVSFRVEPGQTVALVGPSGGGKTTAASLIPRFWDVTGGAVEVGGVDVRKMDPHVLMDQVAFVFQNNRLFKTSILENVRASRPEATREEAMAALKAAQCDDIIAKLPQGVDTMIGSEGTYLSGGEQQRVALARAILKDAPIVVLDEATAFADPENEVLIQKAFATLTKGRTVIMIAHRLSTVVNADRIIVLNEGQAVESGTHAELVKAGGLYARMWADYNQAAAWRITTEGEAK, via the coding sequence ATGAGCTCAAAACAAGGGAAAAAGCAGAATGATGTGGCGGCACTCCTGAAATACGCGGGCAGCTACCGGAAGCTGACCTGGCTGGGTATGGGGCTTTCCGGTGCGGCCATGGTGCTGGGAATGGTTCCGTATTTCTGTATCTGGCTGGGAATGCGGGACCTGATTGCCGTGGCGCCGGAGTGGACGAGGGCTGCCGGCATTTCCCGGTACGGCTGGCTGGCGTTTGCCGCCATGGTGGGCGGCATTCTGGTGTATTTCGCGGCGCTGATGTGCACCCACCTGGCGGCCTTCCGCACGGCAAGCAATATCCGGAAACAGGGCATGGCGCACCTGATGAAGGCGCCGCTGGGCTTTTTTGATTCCAACGCGTCCGGCCTGCTCCGGAACCGCCTGGACGGGGCGGCTGCGGAGACAGAGACGCTGCTGGCCCACAACCTGGCGGATATCGTCGGCACGATAGCCATGTTTGTTTCCATGCTGGTGCTGATGTTTGTTTTCGACTGGCGCATGGGCGGCGCGTGCCTGCTGGCGGCAGTGATTTCCATCGCGGCCATGTCCCGCATGATGGGCGGAAAGAACGCGAAGATGATCGCGGATTACCAGAAAGCTCAGGATTACATCAGCAAGGCCGGTACGGAGTACGTGCGGGGTATTCCCGTGGTGAAGATTTTCCAGCAGACGGTTTATTCCTTCAGGGCCTTCCGGCAGGCCATCGAGGATTACAGCAAAAAGGCGGAGGATTTTTCCTGCGGCGCGTGCAGCAAGCCCCAGGCCGCGAACCTGACCTTTACGGAGGCGGCGTTCGCCTTCCTGGTTCCCGCGGCACTGCTGATTGCCCCTTCCGCCCTGAAAAGCGGAAACTTCGCGGACTTTGTGACGAACTTTGCCTTTTATGCGGTTTTCTCCGCCATTATCTCCACGGCGCTTGCGCGGATCATGTTCATGGCCAGCGGTATGATGCAGGCCACCAACGCGCTTGCGCGGATCAATGAGGTGATGGGCGCTCCTGTACTGACCGTTCCGGCCAGCCCGAAGAACCCGAAGGATAATACCGTGGAATTCAAAGACGTTTCCTTTACCTATGACGGGGCGGAACTGCCGGCACTGTCCCACGTTTCCTTTCGGGTGGAACCCGGACAGACGGTGGCGCTGGTAGGCCCGTCCGGCGGCGGTAAAACCACAGCCGCCAGCCTTATTCCCCGCTTCTGGGACGTAACCGGCGGCGCGGTGGAGGTCGGCGGCGTGGACGTGCGGAAGATGGATCCCCACGTGCTGATGGACCAGGTGGCATTTGTGTTCCAGAACAACCGGCTGTTCAAGACCTCCATCCTGGAGAACGTCCGGGCTTCCCGGCCGGAGGCTACCCGTGAAGAAGCCATGGCTGCGCTGAAAGCTGCCCAGTGTGATGATATCATTGCCAAACTGCCGCAGGGTGTGGATACGATGATCGGTTCGGAAGGCACCTATCTTTCCGGCGGAGAACAGCAGCGCGTGGCGCTGGCCCGGGCGATCCTCAAGGATGCGCCGATTGTGGTGCTGGATGAGGCGACAGCCTTTGCCGATCCGGAGAATGAGGTGCTGATCCAGAAGGCGTTTGCCACCCTGACCAAAGGACGGACGGTGATTATGATCGCCCACAGGCTTTCCACGGTAGTGAACGCGGACAGGATCATCGTACTGAACGAAGGACAGGCTGTGGAAAGCGGTACCCATGCCGAACTGGTCAAAGCCGGCGGCCTGTATGCCCGGATGTGGGCGGACTACAACCAGGCGGCCGCGTGGCGGATTACGACCGAAGGGGAGGCGAAATGA
- a CDS encoding class I SAM-dependent methyltransferase, with protein sequence MKKKIWDLYAPIYKQAMKADQKIYNFMYERIPQKIRDMEVLEIATGPGLLARHVAPAAKRMVATDYSDGMIAEAKKGPRPANLEFEVADAMNLPYADSSFDAVLIANALHIVPDPQKALREISRVLRPGGLLIAPTFVEHNGTLGSRIWSRILRIAGIRFEHQWSAQEYLKFLEDNGWKVEFSREMAARIALMYTECREAEKK encoded by the coding sequence ATGAAGAAAAAGATTTGGGACCTGTACGCGCCGATTTATAAGCAGGCGATGAAGGCGGACCAGAAGATATACAACTTTATGTACGAGCGCATCCCGCAGAAGATCCGGGATATGGAGGTGCTGGAAATCGCCACCGGCCCCGGGCTGCTGGCCAGGCACGTGGCTCCGGCGGCAAAGCGGATGGTCGCCACGGACTATTCCGACGGCATGATCGCCGAGGCAAAGAAAGGGCCGCGGCCTGCCAACCTGGAATTTGAGGTGGCGGACGCCATGAATCTGCCCTACGCGGACAGCAGCTTTGACGCGGTGCTGATTGCCAATGCCTTGCACATTGTGCCGGATCCGCAGAAGGCGCTGCGGGAGATCAGCCGCGTGCTGCGGCCGGGCGGACTGCTGATTGCTCCGACGTTTGTGGAGCATAATGGGACCCTGGGCAGCCGCATCTGGTCCCGGATCCTGCGGATCGCGGGGATCCGGTTTGAACACCAGTGGTCCGCGCAGGAATACCTGAAGTTCCTGGAGGACAACGGCTGGAAGGTGGAATTCAGCAGGGAGATGGCGGCGCGGATCGCCCTGATGTACACGGAATGCCGGGAGGCGGAGAAGAAATGA
- a CDS encoding L-2-amino-thiazoline-4-carboxylic acid hydrolase: MRYAGMPAGMWMLFRNSFRKNLGDVLGYDRESAGEITEKAKKDYRMLIRKLPEFEKGDRFKMNIVNCAVFSAFCLHIRPRPSVEQMTEFYNRSMMIPAMRFFCRLTGKKKFSTKDIEEMKKTEALRAADRNPYSWNMMYIPYKDGSGYEARFFRCGICRLMKELNLYEYVPAMCRLDYTMAEASGASRFVREYTLASGGPYCDCGYKKLN, translated from the coding sequence ATGAGATACGCGGGGATGCCGGCAGGCATGTGGATGCTGTTCAGGAATTCCTTCCGGAAAAACCTGGGCGATGTGCTGGGGTATGACCGGGAGAGTGCCGGAGAAATAACGGAAAAGGCAAAAAAGGATTACCGGATGCTGATCCGGAAACTGCCGGAATTTGAAAAGGGCGACCGGTTCAAAATGAACATTGTGAACTGCGCTGTGTTTTCAGCTTTCTGCCTGCACATCAGGCCCAGGCCTTCGGTGGAACAGATGACGGAGTTTTACAACCGGTCCATGATGATTCCCGCCATGCGCTTTTTCTGCCGGCTTACCGGCAAAAAAAAGTTCAGCACGAAGGATATTGAGGAAATGAAGAAAACGGAAGCACTGCGGGCGGCGGACCGGAATCCCTATTCCTGGAACATGATGTACATTCCGTATAAAGACGGCTCCGGGTACGAGGCCAGGTTCTTCCGGTGCGGGATCTGCCGGCTGATGAAGGAACTGAACCTTTATGAATACGTTCCGGCCATGTGCAGGCTGGACTACACCATGGCAGAAGCGAGCGGAGCAAGCCGGTTTGTGCGGGAATACACCCTGGCGTCCGGAGGGCCGTACTGCGACTGCGGATATAAGAAACTGAACTGA
- a CDS encoding L-2-amino-thiazoline-4-carboxylic acid hydrolase — MKTYTPENLVKISRYRKLFPTLPEEVRQDVYSRMLVLLKEEEKWCDRGNYKHIAQILTTIALYEVLQMHGESEPEAYRIISEAMWGALTPESYQKMARRSFFLPMMKKILPFGFRHGSGAGWKYTWHLKEDPKDRFHFECRECVYWHIFSEQNLMKLGAMFCHSDVINFGKLPYTDFRRTKTLCQGGDCCDFDFVRHKTDAGDGWERFESI, encoded by the coding sequence ATGAAGACCTATACACCGGAGAACCTGGTGAAGATCAGCCGGTACAGAAAGCTGTTCCCGACGCTGCCGGAGGAAGTGCGGCAGGATGTGTACAGCCGGATGCTGGTGCTGCTGAAGGAAGAGGAAAAGTGGTGCGACAGGGGCAACTACAAGCATATTGCCCAGATCCTGACCACCATCGCCCTGTACGAGGTGCTGCAGATGCACGGGGAAAGCGAGCCGGAGGCCTACCGGATCATTTCCGAAGCCATGTGGGGCGCTTTGACGCCGGAATCCTACCAGAAGATGGCCCGGCGGTCCTTCTTTCTTCCGATGATGAAGAAGATCCTGCCCTTCGGGTTCCGCCACGGCAGCGGCGCCGGCTGGAAATACACCTGGCATCTGAAGGAGGATCCGAAGGACCGGTTTCACTTTGAGTGCCGGGAATGTGTGTACTGGCACATTTTCAGCGAGCAGAACCTGATGAAGCTGGGTGCGATGTTCTGCCATTCGGACGTGATCAACTTCGGAAAGCTGCCCTATACGGATTTCAGGAGGACGAAAACCCTCTGCCAGGGCGGCGATTGCTGCGACTTTGACTTTGTCCGCCACAAAACGGACGCCGGGGACGGCTGGGAGCGGTTTGAAAGCATCTGA
- a CDS encoding ABC transporter ATP-binding protein codes for MFWKNVQRKYALTDNGIRNIKKGTAWTVVVNLIVISGMSILYLLMTGFMNTLTKETPLPNALLFTGVTAVFLLISYLAHLQQYKATYGLVYGEVKSARIGLAERLRRLPLGYFGKRDLADLTETLMGDVNRLEHVWSHCLSYLYGSWISTTVIAVGMLIYNWKMALACLWGVPVAFLLLFGSRKVHKAQSANHKKAAVQVADGIQETLENIREIRATNREERFLEELNGKIDRSEKVQIKGELTIGIFVNLAGVIMRLGVATTILTGTGMILSGQIDFMQLFMFLLAITRIYAPFDQALALIAEMFVSQVSANRLQEVHDTPTAEGTEVFMPGGHDIEFRNVSFAYDNQEVLSGVSFTAREGEVTALVGPSGSGKSTCARLAARLWDADRGEILVGGVDIGGIDPEVLLSDYSMVFQDVVLFDDTVMENIRLGKYGATDEEVLAAAKAANCDEFVDKLPNGYATPIGENGAKLSGGERQRISIARALLKNAPIVLLDEATASLDVENETKVQGALSRLLMGKTVLVIAHRMRTVEAADKIVVLSDGRVAEEGSPAELLKKEDGLFRRMTRLQTAGAEWSI; via the coding sequence ATGTTCTGGAAGAATGTACAGCGGAAATACGCACTGACGGACAACGGTATCAGGAATATCAAAAAAGGAACGGCCTGGACGGTGGTTGTGAACCTGATCGTGATCTCCGGCATGAGCATTCTTTACCTGCTGATGACCGGCTTTATGAATACGCTGACAAAAGAAACTCCGCTTCCGAACGCGCTGCTGTTTACCGGCGTTACGGCGGTTTTCCTGCTGATTTCCTACCTGGCGCACCTGCAGCAGTACAAAGCAACCTACGGCCTGGTATACGGCGAGGTGAAAAGCGCGCGGATCGGCCTGGCGGAACGCCTGCGCCGGCTGCCTTTGGGATATTTCGGAAAGAGGGATCTGGCGGACCTGACGGAGACCCTGATGGGGGATGTGAACCGGCTGGAGCACGTGTGGTCCCACTGCCTGAGCTACCTTTACGGCTCCTGGATTTCCACAACGGTGATCGCAGTGGGGATGCTGATCTACAACTGGAAAATGGCGCTTGCCTGCCTGTGGGGTGTGCCGGTCGCCTTCCTCCTGCTCTTCGGCAGCCGGAAGGTACACAAAGCCCAGTCTGCAAACCATAAGAAGGCCGCTGTGCAGGTGGCTGACGGTATCCAGGAAACTCTGGAGAACATCCGGGAAATCCGGGCAACCAACCGGGAAGAGCGTTTTCTGGAGGAACTGAACGGAAAGATCGACCGGAGCGAAAAGGTCCAGATCAAGGGCGAACTGACCATCGGGATCTTTGTTAACCTGGCCGGTGTCATTATGCGTCTGGGCGTGGCGACCACCATCCTGACCGGTACGGGGATGATCCTTTCCGGACAGATTGACTTCATGCAGCTGTTCATGTTCCTGCTGGCCATTACCCGGATTTACGCGCCTTTTGACCAGGCACTGGCGCTGATTGCTGAGATGTTTGTGTCCCAGGTGTCCGCGAACAGGCTGCAGGAGGTGCACGATACCCCGACAGCGGAAGGTACGGAAGTGTTCATGCCCGGGGGTCACGATATCGAATTCCGCAACGTCAGCTTCGCCTATGACAACCAGGAGGTGCTCAGCGGCGTCAGCTTTACCGCCAGGGAGGGAGAGGTTACGGCGCTGGTCGGTCCTTCCGGCTCCGGCAAGAGCACCTGCGCCCGGCTGGCGGCCCGGCTGTGGGATGCTGACAGGGGAGAAATCCTGGTGGGCGGCGTTGACATTGGAGGCATTGATCCGGAAGTGCTGCTGAGCGATTATTCCATGGTGTTCCAGGATGTAGTGCTGTTTGACGACACCGTGATGGAAAACATCCGGCTGGGCAAATACGGCGCCACGGACGAAGAAGTACTGGCAGCGGCGAAGGCGGCCAACTGTGACGAGTTTGTGGACAAACTGCCCAACGGCTATGCCACGCCGATCGGTGAAAACGGCGCCAAGCTTTCCGGCGGTGAACGCCAGCGGATCTCCATTGCCCGGGCACTGCTGAAGAACGCGCCCATCGTCCTGCTGGACGAGGCGACAGCCTCCCTGGACGTGGAGAATGAAACAAAGGTGCAGGGTGCCCTGTCCCGCCTGCTGATGGGAAAGACGGTACTGGTGATCGCCCACCGGATGCGCACGGTAGAAGCTGCGGATAAAATTGTGGTGCTTTCTGACGGCAGGGTGGCCGAGGAAGGCAGCCCCGCAGAACTGCTGAAGAAGGAAGACGGCCTGTTCCGCCGTATGACCCGGCTGCAGACAGCCGGTGCGGAATGGAGCATCTGA
- a CDS encoding GLUG motif-containing protein, producing MRRLLSTLLALALALGLCAASAETTPFAGGSGTETDPWQIATADQLLAMANAVNDGSAGGYYGAFFALTEDIDLAGMEWQPIGRMDMTDQSNVNFMFMGVFDGQGHTISNVTFTSGDPIVGGGIFGMSLGEVKNLNAKNITVTCTNGFSNAIGAVVGYNMGMVHDVTLSGENSVTGVNCVGGITGGNNGAVYNCSVDGTAIHVLGDNDFPEGRIVQADVAECGGLVIGGSFGGSIDNCTAKGTVTAEGNEPIALGGIAGCLEMMDTVSNCTADVTITTVNGGHAIGGLCGFGGSHSNGSIIAEAEGVVTTKYPSEIINCSVTAVINAPGATHVGGLFGTGLYFYGEETAFKVVNCTVKADITGAVTPGAVAGRSVNSVIESCVTDATLDGEALTAETGETAVMYESADQGGEEAADDAA from the coding sequence ATGAGAAGGTTACTTTCAACTCTTTTAGCCCTTGCGCTGGCCCTTGGCCTTTGCGCGGCTTCCGCTGAAACAACTCCCTTTGCGGGCGGAAGCGGAACTGAAACGGATCCCTGGCAGATCGCCACAGCGGACCAGCTGCTGGCCATGGCGAACGCTGTGAATGACGGCAGTGCGGGCGGATACTACGGCGCCTTCTTTGCCCTCACAGAGGACATCGACCTGGCCGGCATGGAATGGCAGCCCATCGGACGGATGGATATGACCGACCAGAGCAATGTGAACTTCATGTTCATGGGTGTCTTTGACGGACAGGGCCATACCATTTCCAATGTTACCTTCACCTCCGGAGATCCCATCGTTGGCGGCGGAATCTTCGGCATGAGCCTGGGTGAAGTGAAAAACCTGAACGCGAAGAACATCACCGTCACCTGCACGAACGGCTTCTCCAATGCTATCGGCGCCGTGGTGGGCTATAACATGGGCATGGTTCACGATGTAACCCTGTCCGGGGAAAACAGCGTTACCGGTGTCAACTGTGTCGGCGGTATTACCGGCGGTAATAACGGCGCTGTTTACAACTGCTCCGTGGATGGAACAGCCATTCACGTACTGGGAGACAATGATTTCCCCGAAGGCCGTATCGTCCAGGCGGACGTCGCGGAGTGCGGCGGCCTGGTCATCGGCGGCAGCTTCGGAGGCAGCATTGACAATTGCACCGCAAAGGGCACCGTCACCGCTGAAGGCAATGAACCCATCGCCCTGGGCGGTATCGCCGGATGCCTGGAAATGATGGATACCGTTTCCAACTGTACTGCGGACGTTACCATTACCACCGTCAACGGCGGCCATGCCATCGGCGGCCTGTGCGGTTTCGGCGGTTCTCACTCCAACGGCAGTATCATCGCGGAAGCGGAAGGAGTCGTAACAACAAAGTATCCTTCTGAGATCATCAACTGCAGCGTAACAGCTGTGATCAACGCTCCCGGAGCCACCCATGTGGGCGGCCTGTTCGGCACCGGCCTGTATTTCTACGGTGAAGAAACTGCTTTCAAGGTCGTTAACTGTACCGTAAAAGCAGACATTACCGGAGCTGTAACTCCCGGAGCCGTTGCCGGCCGTTCCGTCAACAGCGTCATTGAAAGCTGCGTAACAGACGCAACGCTGGATGGTGAAGCACTGACTGCAGAAACCGGTGAAACCGCCGTGATGTATGAAAGTGCTGATCAGGGCGGGGAAGAAGCCGCGGATGACGCCGCTTAA
- a CDS encoding alpha/beta fold hydrolase, whose product MKITETGNRSGKTLVLLPGTGCTWEINFREVLEDLKEQYHLICVNYDGFDGDSSKPFTDMLTVTGKIEDYILENHGGRVDGAYGSSLGGSFAGLLLERGRIHMDHVFIGGSDLDQGSPLTGRIMTGLVGRLIGNAGKNEKKKEKLKKLLVKAFGVDNDAETNEFMEQFARSIASLHPKTVGREYYSDYVTPLGNDLHAEGTRVHVIYALKMGPKYEKRYLQHFRDPELLRFDMQHEAWLFQKQWRQPVLDAIAECMR is encoded by the coding sequence ATGAAGATCACCGAGACGGGAAACAGGTCAGGAAAGACCCTGGTGCTGCTGCCGGGAACGGGCTGCACCTGGGAAATCAATTTCCGTGAGGTACTGGAGGACCTAAAGGAACAGTACCATCTGATCTGTGTCAACTATGACGGTTTCGACGGGGACAGCAGCAAGCCGTTTACCGATATGCTGACCGTGACGGGGAAGATTGAGGATTACATCCTGGAGAATCACGGCGGCCGGGTGGACGGCGCCTACGGCTCCTCCCTGGGCGGAAGCTTCGCGGGGCTGCTGCTGGAGAGGGGAAGGATCCACATGGACCATGTGTTCATCGGCGGGTCTGACCTGGACCAGGGAAGTCCCCTGACGGGCAGGATCATGACAGGGCTTGTGGGCAGGCTGATCGGAAATGCCGGAAAGAACGAAAAAAAGAAGGAAAAGCTGAAGAAGCTGCTGGTGAAAGCCTTCGGCGTGGACAACGACGCGGAGACGAACGAATTCATGGAACAGTTCGCCCGGAGCATCGCCTCGCTGCACCCGAAGACGGTGGGCCGGGAATATTACTCCGATTATGTGACGCCCCTGGGGAATGACCTTCACGCGGAAGGCACAAGGGTGCACGTGATCTATGCCCTGAAGATGGGACCGAAATACGAAAAGCGGTACCTGCAGCATTTCCGGGATCCGGAGCTGCTGCGGTTCGACATGCAGCATGAGGCCTGGCTGTTCCAGAAACAGTGGCGGCAGCCGGTGCTGGACGCCATTGCGGAATGCATGCGGTAA